One Gadus macrocephalus chromosome 17, ASM3116895v1 genomic window, TCCCGTATTGAGTCGGTGAAAAAGCACAGATAACATGCAAATGCGAATGCAAACAAGCCTCATTGTGCGAATGGACGGCAACCGTTTCTTAGAGCGGGCATAAGTGTGCGTGACAAAAGGGGTTGCCATAGCAATGCCGAGAGCATCCCATAATTAGTCCGGCCGACGCAGGACATGACAACCTTAGTGTTTGATGCAGAAACCTGGCTCTGATCAAACAGAGTGTGAgcgtgagcaagagagagagagagagagagagagagagagagagagagagagagacataaatacTGAGTGGcttgtgagggagagagatccactccccccccctccctctctgctttgTGAGCCTAATGGGTTGGGTGCTGTGTCACACCAACTGAGAGGCCCGCCAGACATCCTAGCAGACTCATattgagggaaagagagagagagagagcgacggagagcgcgagagagaggtgagagagagagagagagagagagagagagagagagagagacggaaagcgagagagacaggtaggagagagagagagagagagagagagagagagagagagagagagagagagcgagagagagagagagagagagagagaggtgagagagagagagagagagagagagacggaaagcgagagagagacaggtaggagagagagagagggatgaagacCAGGGTTGACGGCCAAACCAGGGGAATTGGGAAACGTGCTGGGAAGAGTGCGTGGGGAGACAGgttgaacaaacaaacaaacacacaaccaaccaaacaaacaaacaaacacaacaggtCAATCATGCGGCGAGTGCCCAACACAGCTGGCGTGCGTCCTCTCTGATTGGCCCTCGTGTTGAACGTCGGGGATTGGGTCATGTGATCGGTGTAAAGTGATCCAATCACTGGGAGGAGAGATACGAGATATAGCCCCTGATCGTTCCACCCAGACAGAGGGTGAGGAAGACCACAGAAAGCAGCTCTGTGGACCAATTGGATTGCTTCAAAGTGATAATGGACCCCCTTGTCAGGGGGGGCGGTTTATCACTTTGAAGCCTAGCGTCTGTATTCTTGTGGACAGTGAATGCAGTCTTATCTTTTAAACGATATGGGGCCACTAGACTCAGCAGACACCGGCTTTTGAAGCAATGCGCTCATTTGCATTTcaatagggtgtgtgtgtgtgtgtgtgtgtgtgtgtgtgtgtgtgtgtgtgtgtgtgtgtgtgtgtgtgtgtgtgtgcgtgcgtgtgtgtgttgtgtaaaaGGGGAAGgtgtcatcttgcatcgcagtGACCTTTTGATCCAGCAGTGCATCGATCGATGAGCTCATTCAATAATCAGGAAGAAGCTGCACTTTGGCTGTTGCAGTTCTGCAGAATTTAGCTTGTGTTGGGAGGGGCACTGGCGCACTTTGAATGCAGcaaccgcacccccccccccccaaaaacaaaataacaactCAAAAATCAAATTAAGGAGACAACTAAATTCAACCTAATCGAAACaatacaaaaatgaaaaaaatgataCAGAGATAATAAACAGCAAAAGGGCCAGGAGTGTGCTGCCTACTTTCACACACGGCGCTGATGGGGCTCCAGGTCTGGTCGGGGCGGCAGGTGATGGTGCCGCTGCCCCGGGCCTGCTGGCCCTTGGGGCAGGTCACCGGCAGCGCCTGGCCCACGTGGAAGCCCTGCTGGGCCTCGCTCCCATTGGCCGGCTGCCGCCACCCCATGGGCGTCGGGCAGGATTTAGCTGTGGGGGAAGAAACGATAACAACACGTCTGTATACTGTTTTATTTCTAATGAACTGAAAAAAACGGTGTAtacgattattattttttttataaattaatCAGCAAAAAGTTTATGCAAATTTTTATTCTGGCCATCTCATCCTGACCCTCATGGCCCCATGATGTCAGCCTCTTAAGGGTCGCGACCCACAGATTAAATCCCCGGTATTTATATTGTTGCCTGTCGATGTGTGTACAACGTTTGTGCATTGTCGATTAAAGTCTCTCCGGCCCAGCCCCAGTGACAGTGATAGCCTTGAGATAGCTCCCCGGTCCTAGCGTACGTCTCAGATGGTTTCCTCTGGACGTCTCCGTCTGTGTGGTGAAACTCAGCGATGCCGTAATGCACCTTGCCTGCAAAACCGCCACAGCCCCTTCGAGCTGCCTTACTCAATGACTTACTCAACCGTCCAGTGCAATGGATTTGATGCAACGGGAGGAAGATAGTGCAGGTTTTTTGACCGCCGTCCGACCGCCTGCCAACGCCTAGGTAGTGTTTGTCTTGGGACATTTTTTAACGAGATGATTTATCGTACATTGACAGACCAATTATCAATGACTGATGAAATAACACactggacctgtgtgtgtgtgtgtttgtgcgtgggtgTTTTTTACTTTGGAATTTAGTTTTACTTTGGAATTGACAGCCCAACTATAAATGACTCAATAAAAATGCTGATCAAGACCTGCTCAACAACATACAGAGTAAAATACAGAAGTTAACACTAGCAAAATAAGCAGAGCCTACATGAATTTGTTACACGACAacaagtgtgcgtgcgtgtgtgtgtgtgtgtgagtgcgtgtgtgcatgtgtatatgtgtgcacgcttgtgtgcgtgtctatgttggcgtgcgtgtgtgttacagtttgatcccctgtgggtgtgtgtgtgtgtgtctgtgttcagcgtgcgtgtgtgtgtgacagtctgatccctgagtgtgtgtgtgtgtgtgtgtctgtgtcagcgtgcgtgtgtgtgacagtcTGATcccctgtgggtgtgtgtgtctgtgtctgcggtcagcgtgcgtgtgtgtgacagtctgatcccctgagtgtgtgtctgtgtgcatgcagtgGGAGCTCCAGGGCCCCTACGTTGGCAGGTGGGGAACGGGGACCTCCAGCGCTCTCCGTCCAGGCACACCACCAGGGCGTCGCCCGACAGCGAGTAGCCCTCGTCGCACTGGAAGTTCAGGGCGTGGCCGGGGCTCAGGCGGTGCACGCGCACCCAGCCGTGGGGTACGTGGTCGGGCTCCACGCAGCCCCCGCGCCCCTGGAGGGAGACAggccagggagggggagggagggcgagagggagggttTAAAGGTGTTATGGTACCGCGTTGACGGCCTCCTACACCTCTGAGCTGCAAGGGGTCCAGGGCGTTTATGACTGGGACTCAGAGATGTTCACAAGTCGTTTGTTGGAAGTCCAAGTCGAGGCTCAAGGCTTTGAGGGGCAGGtccaagtcaagtctcaagtctctGGCCATCTGGTCtggtaagggataatgtatagaacgccggtcattatcgggaaaacgTTCTgaacattatcccgcttattacatggcTGCTTGCCAAAAGGAAAAAagtaacttcacacggtgtgtctttttacaatttattttttaccagcattcgtagtgttgatcagcagagaaatagtctgccaaagatgttgacgtcgcttagcaaccgagccctctggggttgataagttaccggactacttgcggagtgatacgacaGACGGCAAAAAAATCCACTTTTCCTTGACAGCGATCATCATATATCTTAGAAATGGTGAATTGTCACAAAATTATTCACTGCTGGAAGATTTGAAGgccccatgcaagtgaacggagcgttccccagcattgagaagagccgtgtcataaaTAACGATggtcacattcattattcgatattctacgtgACTGTGACTATTCGgcgatcgttgcccatccctaatagaaATACATGAATAAAGTTAGGTTTAAAAAGCAATAATTGCATGACCTGACGAGTCTCGAAGCTCGAGTCAAGTCTGAAGTCTTTTGGGTGGAGTCGCTCGTCAAGTCTGAAGTCACCGTTTGTGCGACTTAAGTGCAACTCGAGTCCGAGTCTCAGACTTGAGTCTCCATCTCTGCTGTGACTCATTCCTTTTTGGATCGATGCTGACTAAAaatcatataaaaaaatatcatatAATGAGTCTCTCGTAACCGCTAGCCATGTGAGACTACATTTCACTTTCTTGTTTCGTCGAAACCAACATATTGCCgagtttccactgcagggtgcggaacggatcggttcgcaaaggtgcggtagggagggggcggtgtagcccagctcagttccgaggtcgcgtttccactgccgacagtaccctttaaggtaggccggatgtcgatcgctgtggcagctacgtaaacatcgctaaaaaaaacgtcttcctccccaagaatgcagacgaacgtctccacctccttgttcgcccaagcaagcgttttacgcgacatgttaattgtaaagaataatacctcgaggctactgtttgtttgtttttatccccacgtcgcccggaagtgatgattctgtcgaccaatcaacggagggggtgtgtagctagaatttcccgggaccctttcaggcgtctcgtctcgttttcagtaccccaacggaggaggtctgaaaacgaggccaaaacgggtacagctaagtccgggtcacgccctcttttggcggtggaaacgcaacccgtaccgcacctttgtgaaccgatccgttccacaccctgcagtggaaacgcggcataaaaTAACACAAACAGTAGACTGTTTTAAGGGGAGGGACCATTCAGCCCCGGGCCTTATGTTGCTCAAATACCACAGCTAATCAGATTATAAAACTACTCCCAACTACTCCCAAGAAAATCAAAATGACATAATTTTTTAACCGTTTTGTCTATTACAGCTAAACGGTTCGTACACTTTCGTCTGAACACGTTCATCCTGAACGCAACAGATCCCTTAGTACTAAAATGTCTGTTATACTCATCAGAATACTTGGGAGTGTCCTCTGCACCTCTAGTGACCAGAAATCAATGAATGCATCAACACTATTTAATATCTATTTCAttacaaaaccaaacaaaagtAAAAAACACAGCCATATAACAAACAGTGTTTAGCTCACTGCCTCACCGTCACAGCTGGGGGCGGGCTCACTCCACGTGCCATTAGCCAGGCAGGTTAGCGTCTCTGGACCAATCAGCTGCAGTCCGGCGTCGCACACATAGCTGGCCTTGTTCAGGAACCCGTCTCCCGTGATCTCAGAGACGGCGTGCTttacagagggggggggcccGCAAGACAaagctggggagggagagaggtaagtCCTAGTTAAGCACAGCATTCCAAGACGCCATACAGTGGAGGACCGGTCCCCACTAGGGACCAGCTCTGCCTGTGACATCAATCGAGATCTACAACCAACCGGTTCACTAAACATCCACCTGGGTCCTGGTCACCGGAGGGGCCCAGTGAAGGCCCTAGGTGGTGTGTCCAAGGAGACCCTGCTACAACTAATGTTAATCAAACTAAATCGATCTTCACAATCTATTGTTCTTTTTATAATACCATTGTGAGCGCAGAAGGCCGATTGGATTGTCTAGTCAGAAAACAGGTGCTTCTAGTGTTTCATCCGCTGATTCCTGGCTGTCCTtccctccgccctcctcctaTCACTACCAGCTGACTCACGTCTGCACACTGAAACTTAACACCCGGTCAAAGATACCAGCAATATCGCCCCAACGTACGTCTTTGCCCACATTAAAGGGAAGTGGAAAGAAGACTTGGTGTACTGCTTTATGCCATATAAAACATAGAACTACATATTAAGCCTTTATATTGGAATCTTCTGTACATGAGATCCTATTTTCTATATTCAGCTTCCTCCTTATTTATTTCAAATCTGCTTTGTGAATGCGGTGATGTCATAGGGTCGTCGCACTGTTGACACAGTCAAAAGCACGTGTGGGGAAGTTACGCATTATGCAaacatcacgcacacacacacacacacacacacacacacacacacacacacacacacacacacacacacacacacacacacacacacacacacacacacacacacacacacacgcctaccaACACAGTGTGGCCTGAGTCCCACTCCAGGTTCTGTCGTCCTGGCACGTTTGTATGGGATCCCCCTGTGTTCAAAAGATACATAGAAACACAACCATAGTCTGAAGAGAGGCCGGGTGATGTCTGACCTGTCACCGAAAAGAAACACCAGTATAACAGGACACCACCCATACCCCCGCCTATTGGAggataaatatgaatgaaatagGGTCTGTCgccgtgagggagagagagggagagaggggagagagagagggagagggagagagagagagagagagagagagagagagagagagagagagggagagggagagagagagggagagggagagagagagagggagagagagagagagagagagagagagagagagagagagagagagagaggggagagggagagagagagggagagggagagggagagagagagggagagagagagagagagagagagagggagagagagagagggagagggagagagagagagagagagggagagggagagagagagggagaggggaggagagggagagagagagggagagggagagggagagagagagggagagagagagggagagggagagagagagggagagggagagagagagagagagagagggagaggagagagagagagagggagagggagaggagagagaggggagagagagagagagagagagagagagagagagggagagagggaaagagagggagagggagagggagagggagagagagggagagggagagggagagggagagagagagagagagacaaagagaaagagaaagagagagagacagaaataaataaagaaagagtgACTCAGCGGTTTTTCTAATAAGTAGTTCTCTGTGACAGCGCTGGGTCAGTCACATgacatccctctccctccctcccgccctcccttcctctctctctcttgttttatTCTACTCTACTGCTCTGtcactcacaacacacacgccTCTATTGCAGCGTGGATCTGTTGTCTGGGAGGAACGCTGGGCGTGTTGTGTGCAACTGACCAACGGGCTCTATGGTGACCATTGTTGTCTGTGTATTCATTAACAAAACGGCGGCAGCTCGCGCGCTCATACGTCTTGAAACACCCTAATACGTCCCCAGTCCCAGCCCTCGCCCGCTGGAACAAAGCAGTGGACTCAACTGTTCAGTGAGGTTCATAGTTAACACCAAACCCACTCCattgcagggagagagagagacagagagagagagtcagatagAGGGTTCAGGAGTGACATACTTCTTTATATCCCCCTTTTTTTAAACAACATTTATGTTTCGATTTTGTATATATTTCTCTTTATTATTTGATGTTGCTTCCACTGCTTTGGCAATGTCAATGTTCATTTTCAATGCCAATAGAGCTTGTTTTAGTTGAAgagcgagggagacagagagacagagacagagagagagacagagagacacagagacaaaaagaggagagagagtgagagagagacagagagaaaagagagagagagacagagagacagatatagacacagagagaggattgagagtgagacagagagagacagagacagagagaggagagagagcgagggagagagacatcgagatagagagacagagagacagagagaggagagagagcgagggagagagacatcgagagagagagagagagagagagagagagagagagagagtcgagacagagagagagagagagagagagagagagagagacagagagaggtatgCTGCGGGGCTTCCCTACCTTCATCTCATAGCCGGGCAGGCAGGTGTACATGATGCCATCGCCGTAGTTGTAGGCCTCGCCACCGCTGCCACTGCCCTCCAGCACGCCATTGGCCAGCGCCGGCGGGTCGGGACATGTGACCGCTCGACAGGAAACGGAGGAGGGGCTGGGAGCCCAGCTTCTGCCCGACTGTCAGGACAAAACAGGAAGTAAGTCATCCCTGACACACAATCCGGGAATTTGAGGCTTTCTCACGGAAATAAGGGATTCAGGAAATCATTTCACTTTATTGAAATGATTCACCTGAAATAgaattattaatatattattatttattatattatacgaCCACACGGCCTCACCTGGCACTGGATCAGCGCCGGGCCCACCAACAGGAACCCGGGGGGGCACGAGAGCATGAGAGATCCCCCCACGGGGGTGGGGTCGTCCCCGGCCACCACCAGGTGGGCCACCGAGTGCTCGGGGAGGGGGCAGGGCGCGGCCTGGCAGCGCGGCGCCCGCCCGGACCAGGTGCCGTCGGCGCCGCACGTCAGGGGGGCGGCGGTCGAGGCGAGCGCGTAGCCGTCGTCACACCTGCAGGGGGCGGCAGAGAGCGGCGACGccagggagtgaggagaggcAGTCGTTCTCCAGGTGGTGtttcttttgttattttttgctaCACTGCTAGCAACGTTTGCCTCAAACGACAGAAAGGGACAAAATCAAAACAATAAGTCGTTCCCCGACCGACCT contains:
- the LOC132445670 gene encoding sushi, von Willebrand factor type A, EGF and pentraxin domain-containing protein 1-like isoform X2, translating into MARGVSPPPAVTGRGGCVEPDHVPHGWVRVHRLSPGHALNFQCDEGYSLSGDALVVCLDGERWRSPFPTCQPKSCPTPMGWRQPANGSEAQQGFHVGQALPVTCPKGQQARGSGTITCRPDQTWSPISAVCETVCWLQCQNGGACQRPNTCACPEGWMGRFCEEPICILPCLNGGRCKAPYQCSCPHGWTGTRCHTAVCAAPCLNGGRCIRPNRCHCSQGWSGHDCSRKRRSSYYPF